The following coding sequences are from one Shewanella putrefaciens window:
- a CDS encoding sigma-70 family RNA polymerase sigma factor — translation MENIQSQSRQNRYHKHISSFTESAMDIDTKAPCASEPQIELLSTLMLKVANHRDRAAFGYLFTYFMPKIRAFGLQRLNQQGLAMDLVQETMTSVWTKAHLYNADKGSVATWVFTIMRNQCFDMLRRVQHNKEDAYGDDIWPLCDTATSQETQIDHKLTANLLKHLDNLPLAQRQVVQGIYMQELTQQELADALEVPIGTIKSRLRLGLEKLKSFLETPND, via the coding sequence ATGGAAAATATTCAATCACAAAGCCGCCAAAATCGGTATCATAAGCATATATCGTCCTTCACTGAATCGGCTATGGATATCGACACTAAAGCTCCCTGCGCAAGTGAACCACAAATAGAATTGTTGTCCACATTAATGCTCAAAGTGGCAAATCATAGAGATAGAGCCGCTTTTGGATATTTATTTACTTATTTTATGCCCAAAATCCGAGCGTTCGGTCTACAAAGACTCAATCAACAAGGACTTGCCATGGATCTGGTTCAAGAAACCATGACGAGTGTCTGGACCAAAGCTCATCTCTATAATGCTGACAAAGGTTCAGTTGCCACTTGGGTATTTACCATCATGCGTAATCAGTGCTTCGATATGTTAAGACGAGTCCAACATAATAAGGAAGATGCCTACGGTGATGATATTTGGCCTTTATGCGATACAGCCACGAGTCAAGAAACTCAAATTGATCATAAATTAACAGCCAACCTACTCAAACATTTAGATAATCTTCCCCTTGCACAACGTCAGGTTGTACAAGGTATTTATATGCAGGAACTCACTCAGCAAGAATTGGCTGACGCCCTAGAAGTCCCGATAGGAACAATAAAATCTCGCCTAAGATTGGGGCTAGAAAAGCTGAAAAGCTTTTTGGAGACACCAAATGATTAA
- a CDS encoding ChrR family anti-sigma-E factor, which translates to MIKHHPNQQLLLAHAKGELSLSMAIAVSAHCALCDTCKTAVAQYTKEAASLAFNQEEIADTTADKADISAHSIAFMEYDVPEELQTMLTQILCQPESTTTPSYEPLFVSVKNQQYPVPSVFRQHLDHPWQQLGKVSRMRFDLDEMNRRASLLHIDALGEIPQHTHKGYELTLLLAGEFSDINGHYVPGDFIMLDQHTKHAPKTLEGCLCYTVLDAPLHFTKGLSKLLNPIGELIY; encoded by the coding sequence ATGATTAAGCATCACCCAAATCAACAACTATTGCTTGCCCATGCAAAGGGCGAGTTATCTTTATCAATGGCTATTGCCGTTTCAGCCCATTGTGCGCTGTGTGATACCTGTAAAACAGCCGTTGCTCAATACACAAAAGAGGCAGCGTCCCTCGCCTTCAATCAAGAGGAGATAGCCGATACAACAGCAGATAAAGCCGACATCAGTGCTCACAGTATTGCATTCATGGAATACGATGTTCCTGAAGAGTTGCAAACCATGTTAACGCAAATACTTTGTCAACCAGAGTCAACGACGACTCCAAGTTATGAACCTCTTTTCGTCTCGGTAAAAAATCAGCAATACCCCGTTCCATCAGTATTTCGCCAACATCTTGATCATCCTTGGCAACAGTTAGGCAAAGTTAGCCGCATGCGTTTCGATTTAGATGAGATGAATAGACGCGCAAGCCTATTACATATTGATGCATTAGGGGAAATTCCACAGCATACACACAAAGGCTATGAACTCACCCTCCTACTTGCCGGAGAATTTAGTGATATTAATGGCCACTATGTTCCTGGTGACTTTATTATGCTGGACCAGCATACTAAACATGCACCTAAAACACTCGAGGGGTGCTTATGTTACACAGTGCTAGATGCGCCTCTGCACTTCACTAAAGGATTGAGCAAGTTATTAAACCCCAT